Proteins encoded together in one Manis pentadactyla isolate mManPen7 chromosome 6, mManPen7.hap1, whole genome shotgun sequence window:
- the CCL20 gene encoding C-C motif chemokine 20 isoform X2, producing the protein MLCSTKSLLLAALVSVLLLHLCSRSEASNFDCCLRYTEHVLHPKFIMGFTQQLANEACDINAIIFYTKKRLAVCADPKKIWVKKAVHILSQRVKKM; encoded by the exons ATGCTGTGCAGTACCAAGAGTTTGCTGCTAGCTGCTTTGGTGTCAGTCCTGCTACTGCACCTTTGCAGCAGGTCAGAAG CAAGCAACTTCGACTGCTGCCTCCGATATACAGAACATGTCCTTCATCCCAAGTTTATCATGGGCTTCACCCAGCAGCTGGCCAATGAAGCTTGTGACATCAATGCGATCAT ctTTTACACCAAGAAAAGACTGGCTGTGTGTGCAGATCCAAAGAAGATCTGGGTGAAGAAAGCTGTGCATATCCTCAG CCAAAGAGTCAAGAAGATGTAA
- the CCL20 gene encoding C-C motif chemokine 20 isoform X1 produces the protein MLCSTKSLLLAALVSVLLLHLCSRSEAASNFDCCLRYTEHVLHPKFIMGFTQQLANEACDINAIIFYTKKRLAVCADPKKIWVKKAVHILSQRVKKM, from the exons ATGCTGTGCAGTACCAAGAGTTTGCTGCTAGCTGCTTTGGTGTCAGTCCTGCTACTGCACCTTTGCAGCAGGTCAGAAG caGCAAGCAACTTCGACTGCTGCCTCCGATATACAGAACATGTCCTTCATCCCAAGTTTATCATGGGCTTCACCCAGCAGCTGGCCAATGAAGCTTGTGACATCAATGCGATCAT ctTTTACACCAAGAAAAGACTGGCTGTGTGTGCAGATCCAAAGAAGATCTGGGTGAAGAAAGCTGTGCATATCCTCAG CCAAAGAGTCAAGAAGATGTAA